A region of Drosophila suzukii chromosome 2L, CBGP_Dsuzu_IsoJpt1.0, whole genome shotgun sequence DNA encodes the following proteins:
- the wol gene encoding dolichyl-phosphate beta-glucosyltransferase produces MWNCLCQLFFYLLSAVVVAALSIVAVVLYKTKPYPNIRRHKDEETFLDPHSIKTVTFPSLEDSPSLELSVIVPAYNEEQRLPAMLDECLAFLEQKSGGNPSFTYEVIVVSDGSQDATVSVGLGYSKKHGAEKVRVLELIENRGKGGAVRMGMLSARGRNLLFADADGATKFADYDKLEVALKQLSPEWQDDGIAIGSRAHLEDDAIATRSFFRTVLMHGFHFLVWLFAVRSIRDTQCGFKLFTRTTARKLFTSLHVERWAFDVELLYLAEKLKLPMQEVAVRWTEIDGSKLTPFWSWLQMGRDLIMIWLRYLVGAWRIASIQKKEQ; encoded by the exons ATGTGGAACTGTCTGTGCCAGCTGTTTTTCTATCTGCTCTCAGCGGTTGTAGTTGCAGCCCTATCG ATCGTGGCAGTGGTGCTCTACAAGACGAAGCCCTATCCCAACATCAGAAGGCACAAGGATGAGGAGACCTTCCTGGACCCGCACAGCATTAAAACAGTGACCTTCCCCAGCCTCGAGGACTCGCCAAGTTTGGAGCTCAGTGTCATTGTGCCAGCCTATAATGAGGAGCAGCGGT TACCTGCCATGCTGGACGAGTGTCTGGCCTTCCTGGAGCAGAAATCCGGAGGTAATCCCAGCTTCACGTACGAGGTGATCGTGGTGAGCGACGGCAGCCAAGATGCCACAGTCTCCGTGGGCCTGGGCTACTCGAAAAAGCACGGAGCGGAGAAGGTTCGCGTCCTGGAACTGATTGAAAATCGGGGGAAAGGAGGAGCTGTTCGCATGGGCATGCTGAGTGCACGGGGACGTAATCTCCTCTTCGCAGATGCGGATGGAGCCACCAAATTCGCCGACTATGATAAGCTGGAGGTGGCTCTGAAGCAACTCTCTCCGGAATGGCAAGACGATGGCATTGCCATCGGATCGAGGGCTCACCTGGAAGACGATGCGATTGCCACCAGGAGTTTTTTCAG AACTGTTTTGATGCATGGCTTCCATTTCCTCGTCTGGCTGTTTGCCGTGCGCTCCATTCGCGATACCCAGTGTGGCTTCAAGTTGTTCACCCGAACTACGGCCAGAAAACTCTTCACCAGTCTCCATGTGGAACGGTGGGCTTTTGATGTGGAGCTCCTGTATCTAGCCGAAAAATTGAAGCTGCCCATGCAGGAGGTTGCCGTTCGCTGGACGGAGATCGATGGCTCGAAACTGACACCCTTTTGGTCGTGGCTGCAGATGGGCAGGGATTTGATCATGATCTGGCTGCGTTATCTGGTTGGCGCCTGGCGCATTGCCTCTATCCAAAAGAAGGAGCAGTGA